In Methanothermus fervidus DSM 2088, a single genomic region encodes these proteins:
- a CDS encoding conserved hypothetical protein (KEGG: kcr:Kcr_0464 hypothetical protein~SPTR: B1L438 Putative uncharacterized protein) translates to MEGKNQKHGVKTGLLFVACMFIGVGIGLAFHRPDVGSSIGMGIGFLLMAIFRSENKNLRPILLPRSTIQIILFAVGILFAVSGLCLLFNPELIYPYVLGIGAIIIGILILIAAITLKK, encoded by the coding sequence ATGGAAGGAAAAAATCAAAAACATGGTGTGAAAACAGGCCTATTATTTGTTGCTTGCATGTTTATTGGTGTAGGCATCGGATTAGCTTTTCATAGACCAGATGTTGGTAGTTCTATAGGCATGGGTATTGGGTTTCTTTTAATGGCTATATTTCGCAGTGAAAATAAAAATTTGAGACCAATACTTTTACCAAGAAGTACAATACAAATTATTTTATTTGCTGTTGGAATATTATTTGCTGTGTCTGGTCTGTGCCTATTATTTAATCCAGAGCTTATATATCCATATGTCTTAGGTATAGGCGCAATAATTATTGGTATTTTGATTTTAATAGCAGCCATAACTTTAAAAAAATGA
- a CDS encoding transcriptional regulator, PadR-like family (COGs: COG1695 transcriptional regulator protein~InterPro IPR011991: IPR005149~KEGG: mth:MTH1488 hypothetical protein~PFAM: transcriptional regulator PadR family protein~SPTR: O27532 Putative uncharacterized protein~PFAM: Transcriptional regulator PadR-like family), producing the protein MSYDKEFVKRFVQGFGKTMILFMIGKKRMHGYAIIKKLEEIYCSEKMPNKIRHPGPSIVYPILHDLERRGLIKGHWESKGKRKIKYYEITPKGKATIDKIKKIIDEISKIWDKFWREIR; encoded by the coding sequence TTGAGTTATGACAAAGAATTTGTAAAAAGATTTGTCCAGGGATTCGGGAAAACGATGATACTATTTATGATTGGCAAAAAACGCATGCATGGTTATGCAATAATAAAAAAACTTGAAGAAATTTATTGTTCAGAAAAAATGCCAAACAAAATAAGACATCCAGGCCCAAGTATCGTATATCCAATTTTACATGATCTAGAAAGACGAGGATTAATAAAAGGGCATTGGGAATCAAAAGGGAAGAGAAAAATAAAGTATTATGAAATAACACCGAAAGGAAAGGCCACAATAGATAAAATAAAGAAAATAATAGATGAAATATCTAAAATATGGGATAAATTTTGGAGAGAGATAAGGTGA
- a CDS encoding daunorubicin resistance ABC transporter ATPase subunit (COGs: COG1131 ABC-type multidrug transport system ATPase component~InterPro IPR003439: IPR003593: IPR017871: IPR005894~KEGG: mth:MTH1487 ABC transporter (ATP-binding protein)~PFAM: ABC transporter related~SMART: AAA ATPase~SPTR: O27531 ABC transporter (ATP-binding)~TIGRFAM: daunorubicin resistance ABC transporter ATPase subunit~PFAM: ABC transporter~TIGRFAM: daunorubicin resistance ABC transporter ATP-binding subunit), with amino-acid sequence MKYAIETFNLTKKYGDLIAVNKLNFKVKKGTIFGLLGPNGAGKTTTVKMLTCLIPPTSGTAKVGGHDIIKEPDKVRQKIGMVPQQVSLYRDLTIRENLELCADYYGVPKDIKNERIDELLELVDIKYAENKLIKHLSGGQQQKASLAASLIHEPEILFLDEPTTGLDPTTKRILWNLVKELNSKGITIILCSHDMYEVELLCDYVGIINKGILVACDTPQGLKDMLIKKSKSRTRELSILINNLNSEIINNLNDLTFVQKIKKHHNQRIDIRIDTTSSNSINKVINAILGSGGEIIAIHTKDPSLEDVFIEVTKEKGEVNGN; translated from the coding sequence ATGAAATATGCTATAGAAACATTTAATTTGACCAAAAAATATGGTGATTTAATTGCTGTGAATAAATTGAATTTTAAAGTTAAAAAAGGTACAATCTTTGGTTTATTAGGCCCAAACGGCGCTGGTAAAACAACGACAGTTAAAATGTTAACATGTTTAATACCTCCGACATCTGGTACAGCTAAAGTTGGTGGACATGATATAATTAAAGAGCCAGATAAAGTAAGACAGAAAATAGGAATGGTTCCACAACAAGTAAGCTTGTATAGGGATTTAACTATAAGAGAAAATTTAGAGTTGTGTGCTGATTATTATGGAGTGCCTAAAGATATTAAGAATGAACGTATTGATGAATTATTAGAACTTGTTGACATTAAATATGCTGAAAACAAATTGATAAAGCATCTTAGTGGAGGACAACAACAAAAAGCTTCATTGGCTGCAAGTTTAATCCACGAACCTGAAATATTGTTTTTAGATGAACCAACTACAGGTCTTGATCCAACTACTAAAAGAATTTTGTGGAATTTAGTTAAAGAATTAAATTCAAAAGGTATTACAATCATACTTTGTTCTCATGACATGTATGAAGTTGAACTATTATGTGATTATGTGGGAATCATAAATAAAGGAATTTTGGTGGCATGTGACACGCCACAAGGGCTTAAGGACATGTTAATTAAAAAATCAAAAAGTCGTACGAGAGAATTAAGTATTTTAATAAATAATCTAAATTCAGAGATAATTAACAATTTAAATGATTTAACTTTTGTACAAAAAATTAAAAAACATCATAATCAGCGTATAGATATCAGAATAGATACTACTTCTAGTAATTCTATTAATAAAGTGATAAATGCCATTTTAGGTAGTGGTGGAGAAATAATTGCAATACATACAAAAGATCCTTCTTTAGAAGACGTGTTTATAGAAGTTACAAAAGAAAAAGGTGAAGTCAATGGAAATTGA
- a CDS encoding ABC-2 type transporter (COGs: COG0842 ABC-type multidrug transport system permease component~InterPro IPR000412: IPR013525: IPR013526~KEGG: mth:MTH1486 hypothetical protein~PFAM: ABC-2 type transporter~SPTR: O27530 Conserved protein~PFAM: ABC-2 type transporter) produces the protein MEIEIKKLYWMIKKDALTLWRHKPRLISMYLFPILMIVLFGYGMGGELKHIPTVIVTESHGHLTDNTISAIKKIDIYDVKDVTSDVNKAKNMVKNGKVKAAIILPKNYENYNENRTVTVYVDSSDQIASESIIQATKAIFTKIQTESMIKEMKNIQLVMHGVQPTGFNLLGMINVDIKKAYGDIRYIDFLTPGILAMTVMMACMFAMGATIAGERERGELPRLFMTPTNVSTVLIGKILSRLTLETGRALVLLFCAIILFSVSVKGNILLVILLLVLTALCFIGLGIMISGRVETQEDYSQIVMPIAMPMMFISGVFYPIETMPWIFQKIAYLLPLTYANLAIRSVMLKGASLGTIWPYIAVLIGYTLLFFVLGVKGFRRDM, from the coding sequence ATGGAAATTGAAATTAAAAAATTATATTGGATGATAAAAAAGGATGCACTAACATTGTGGAGACATAAACCAAGATTAATATCAATGTATCTTTTTCCAATACTTATGATTGTTTTGTTTGGTTATGGTATGGGTGGAGAATTGAAACACATACCAACAGTGATTGTAACTGAAAGCCACGGTCACCTAACAGATAACACAATTTCAGCTATTAAAAAAATAGATATTTATGATGTTAAAGATGTGACTAGTGATGTTAATAAAGCTAAAAACATGGTAAAAAATGGAAAAGTAAAAGCGGCTATCATACTTCCAAAAAATTATGAAAATTATAATGAAAATAGAACTGTGACAGTTTATGTAGATTCATCAGATCAAATTGCTAGTGAATCTATAATTCAAGCAACAAAAGCTATATTTACAAAAATACAGACAGAATCCATGATAAAAGAGATGAAAAATATACAACTAGTTATGCATGGAGTACAACCTACAGGATTTAATTTGTTAGGTATGATAAATGTTGATATTAAAAAAGCATATGGAGATATAAGGTATATAGACTTTTTAACACCAGGAATACTTGCAATGACGGTTATGATGGCATGTATGTTTGCCATGGGAGCTACAATAGCTGGTGAAAGAGAAAGAGGAGAATTACCAAGATTATTTATGACACCAACTAATGTTAGCACGGTTTTAATAGGTAAAATATTATCAAGGTTAACATTGGAGACTGGTAGAGCATTGGTTTTATTGTTTTGTGCAATAATATTATTTTCAGTGTCTGTAAAAGGTAATATACTTCTAGTGATACTTTTACTTGTTCTTACAGCATTGTGTTTTATTGGTTTAGGAATAATGATTTCTGGAAGGGTTGAAACACAAGAAGATTATTCACAAATAGTAATGCCAATTGCAATGCCAATGATGTTTATTTCTGGAGTATTTTACCCAATAGAGACAATGCCATGGATATTTCAGAAAATAGCATATTTACTACCATTAACTTATGCAAATTTGGCAATAAGAAGTGTAATGCTTAAAGGAGCCTCATTAGGTACAATATGGCCATATATAGCTGTATTAATTGGATATACATTGTTGTTTTTTGTGTTGGGTGTAAAAGGATTTAGAAGAGATATGTAA
- a CDS encoding SPFH domain, Band 7 family protein (COGs: COG0330 Membrane protease subunits stomatin/prohibitin homologs~InterPro IPR001107: IPR001972~KEGG: mth:MTH1780 stomatin-like protein~PFAM: band 7 protein~SMART: band 7 protein~SPTR: O27808 Stomatin-like protein~PFAM: SPFH domain / Band 7 family), translating into MLWILVAVVIVLLIILAQSLKIVNQYERGIVFRLGKVIGVKEPGLRIIIPFIDRMVKVSLRIVTLPIQSQKIITQDNVSIDVAAVAYFKVVDPLKAVISIEDYYSAVNQISQTTVRNVVGKFELDEILSETSKINEEIKKTIDEHTKKWGIEVMTVEIKDIKLPESMQRAMAKQAEAEREKRAKIITAEGEYLSAKRLGEAADIIEKHPVALQLRNLQVLTEIAAEKNSTIVFPAQFMSSINDIKKFIEKESRK; encoded by the coding sequence ATGTTATGGATTTTGGTTGCAGTTGTAATAGTATTACTTATAATATTAGCTCAGTCATTGAAAATTGTAAATCAATATGAAAGAGGAATAGTGTTTAGGTTAGGTAAAGTTATAGGAGTAAAAGAGCCTGGTTTAAGAATTATAATACCATTTATAGACAGAATGGTTAAGGTATCTCTAAGGATTGTCACATTGCCAATTCAATCACAAAAAATAATAACCCAGGACAATGTATCTATAGATGTAGCTGCAGTAGCATATTTCAAAGTAGTTGATCCTCTTAAGGCAGTGATATCTATAGAAGATTACTATAGTGCTGTTAATCAAATATCACAAACCACAGTGAGAAATGTTGTGGGTAAATTTGAATTAGATGAAATATTATCTGAAACTTCCAAAATTAATGAGGAAATTAAAAAAACAATCGATGAACACACTAAAAAATGGGGAATAGAAGTGATGACAGTGGAAATAAAAGATATAAAATTACCTGAAAGCATGCAACGTGCAATGGCAAAACAAGCTGAAGCTGAAAGAGAAAAAAGAGCTAAAATTATAACTGCAGAAGGAGAATATTTATCAGCGAAAAGGCTTGGTGAAGCAGCAGATATAATTGAAAAACATCCAGTGGCATTACAACTTAGAAATCTTCAAGTACTTACTGAGATTGCCGCAGAAAAAAATTCCACAATAGTTTTTCCAGCTCAATTTATGAGCAGCATCAATGATATAAAAAAGTTTATTGAAAAAGAATCAAGAAAATGA
- a CDS encoding ferripyochelin binding protein (COGs: COG0663 Carbonic anhydrase/acetyltransferase isoleucine patch superfamily~InterPro IPR011004: IPR001451~KEGG: mth:MTH1588 ferripyochelin binding protein~SPTR: O27625 Ferripyochelin binding protein) — translation MAKILPGAKVIGDVKIGKKSSVWYNAVIRGDLAPIKIGSYSNIQDNCVIHVTDKHGVKIGDYVSVGHGAILHGCKIKDNVLIGMNATVLNAAVINENSIVGAGAVVTENKEFPPGSLILGVPAKVVRELTKKEIKSIKENAIKYYELACKQEK, via the coding sequence TTGGCAAAAATTTTACCGGGTGCTAAAGTTATAGGAGATGTAAAAATAGGAAAAAAATCATCTGTATGGTATAATGCAGTTATAAGAGGAGACCTCGCACCAATAAAAATTGGCTCATACTCTAATATACAAGATAATTGTGTTATACATGTAACTGATAAACATGGTGTAAAAATTGGTGATTATGTTTCAGTAGGGCATGGCGCCATACTCCATGGATGCAAAATTAAAGATAATGTACTTATAGGAATGAATGCAACAGTGCTCAATGCTGCAGTTATAAATGAAAACTCAATAGTTGGTGCTGGGGCAGTTGTCACAGAAAATAAAGAATTTCCTCCCGGAAGTTTAATACTTGGTGTACCAGCAAAAGTTGTACGGGAATTAACAAAAAAAGAAATAAAATCAATAAAAGAAAATGCTATAAAATATTATGAGCTTGCATGTAAACAGGAAAAATAA
- a CDS encoding acetyl coenzyme A synthetase (ADP forming), alpha domain protein (COGs: COG1042 Acyl-CoA synthetase (NDP forming)~InterPro IPR016102: IPR016040: IPR003781: IPR013650: IPR 014089~KEGG: mja:MJ0590 hypothetical protein~PFAM: CoA-binding domain protein; ATP-grasp domain protein~SPTR: Q58010 Uncharacterized protein MJ0590~TIGRFAM: acetyl coenzyme A synthetase (ADP forming), alpha domain protein~PFAM: CoA binding domain~TIGRFAM: acetyl coenzyme A synthetase (ADP forming), alpha domain), translating to MSLKNIFYPNSVAVIGASKTKGKVGYSIIRNLKNFKGNVYPVNPKYKNLLGMKCYSSVLDVEDEIDLAVIAVPNIIVPKVLEECGEKNIRGAVIITAGFSEVGNYELENKIREIAKNYGIRIIGPNCLGIMNTHLDLNATFASIFPPKGKVSIVSQSGAILDAILDIAPLLNIGFSKVVSIGNKVDIQESDLLEYFIKDDDTEIVVLYIEGLKDKKFLKSAKKLSRKKPIIALKSGKTEIGKKAVKSHTGALAGEDSIYEAVFKEAGIIRAYTFEELVDLIHIFSTQPIIKSNKIAIITNAGGFGVLAADACVEHGMKLANFDKSTISKLKDVLPPTANISNPLDIIGDAPPERYEKCTELLGKDKNTDGILVVLTPQEMTKPIDVARSLVKIKNNCREVKNKPLITSFVGGVSVKDVKGYLRRRGIPSYLTPENGVKALSRLYNYSLMKVRKDYDEELEKIKEKFLKIRDKNRDYIDNLLKSPNEYKAKKLLDFYELPVPECYLAKNENEALEFCKKLGKCVMKIVSPEIIHKTEVGGVIINPDNPKKAYNTLVNNAKKHDPNVRIEGVLVEKFIDEEKIEVIVGAKRDKIFGPVLMVGLGGIFVEVLDDVSFGVYPITREFAVDMIKDLKSYKILEGVRGRKRKDINFLVECLMKIGVIMDIHEEIKEIDLNPVFVFNDGNGGCIGDARIII from the coding sequence ATGTCTTTAAAAAACATCTTTTATCCAAATTCAGTTGCAGTTATAGGTGCATCAAAGACAAAAGGTAAAGTTGGATATTCTATAATAAGGAATTTAAAAAATTTTAAAGGCAATGTATATCCAGTAAATCCAAAATACAAAAATTTATTAGGCATGAAATGTTATAGTTCTGTTTTAGACGTTGAAGATGAAATAGATTTAGCTGTTATAGCTGTACCCAACATAATTGTACCAAAAGTATTAGAAGAGTGTGGAGAAAAAAACATTAGAGGAGCAGTCATAATCACTGCAGGTTTTTCAGAAGTAGGAAATTATGAATTAGAAAATAAAATAAGAGAAATAGCAAAGAATTATGGTATTCGAATTATTGGTCCAAATTGTTTAGGAATCATGAATACACATTTAGATTTAAATGCTACTTTTGCAAGTATTTTTCCACCAAAAGGAAAAGTTTCAATAGTTTCTCAAAGTGGAGCTATATTGGATGCAATCTTAGATATTGCACCTTTATTAAACATTGGATTCTCTAAAGTCGTAAGTATTGGTAATAAAGTAGATATCCAAGAAAGTGACCTACTAGAATATTTTATAAAGGATGATGATACTGAAATTGTAGTTTTATATATAGAAGGCTTAAAAGATAAAAAATTTTTAAAATCTGCCAAAAAATTGTCTAGAAAAAAACCAATAATAGCTTTAAAATCTGGAAAAACTGAAATAGGAAAAAAAGCTGTTAAATCACATACAGGTGCTTTAGCAGGTGAGGATTCTATATATGAAGCTGTATTTAAAGAAGCAGGTATAATTAGAGCATATACATTTGAGGAACTAGTAGATTTAATACATATTTTCTCCACACAACCAATAATAAAATCAAATAAAATTGCCATTATAACAAATGCAGGAGGCTTCGGTGTTTTAGCAGCTGATGCATGTGTTGAACATGGAATGAAGTTAGCAAATTTTGATAAATCAACAATTTCAAAACTTAAAGATGTTTTACCTCCCACTGCCAATATTTCAAATCCTTTAGACATAATTGGGGATGCACCCCCTGAAAGATATGAAAAATGTACTGAATTATTAGGAAAAGATAAAAACACAGATGGGATTCTTGTTGTATTAACACCTCAAGAAATGACTAAACCCATTGATGTAGCTAGATCATTAGTTAAAATAAAAAATAATTGTAGAGAGGTTAAAAATAAACCACTAATAACTTCTTTTGTTGGAGGAGTTTCAGTCAAAGATGTGAAAGGTTATTTAAGGAGAAGAGGAATTCCATCATATTTAACACCTGAAAATGGTGTCAAAGCATTGTCGCGTCTCTATAATTATAGCTTAATGAAGGTTAGAAAAGATTACGACGAGGAGTTAGAAAAAATTAAAGAAAAGTTTTTGAAAATTAGAGACAAAAACAGAGATTACATTGATAATTTATTGAAGAGTCCAAACGAATACAAAGCAAAAAAATTATTAGATTTTTATGAATTACCTGTTCCTGAATGTTACTTAGCTAAAAATGAAAATGAAGCATTAGAATTTTGTAAAAAATTAGGCAAATGTGTAATGAAAATTGTTTCTCCAGAAATAATACATAAAACCGAAGTTGGTGGAGTTATAATAAACCCAGATAATCCAAAAAAAGCATATAATACACTGGTTAATAATGCAAAAAAACATGATCCAAATGTTAGAATAGAGGGTGTTCTAGTGGAAAAGTTTATTGATGAAGAAAAAATAGAGGTTATAGTTGGCGCAAAAAGAGACAAAATTTTTGGGCCAGTCCTTATGGTAGGTTTAGGTGGGATTTTTGTTGAAGTTTTAGATGATGTTAGTTTTGGTGTATATCCAATAACAAGAGAATTTGCTGTAGACATGATTAAGGACTTAAAATCATACAAAATTTTAGAAGGTGTAAGGGGAAGAAAAAGGAAAGATATTAATTTTCTTGTTGAATGTTTAATGAAGATAGGTGTTATAATGGATATTCATGAAGAAATTAAAGAGATAGATTTGAACCCTGTTTTTGTTTTTAATGATGGGAATGGTGGATGTATAGGTGATGCAAGAATAATAATCTAA
- a CDS encoding peptidase C14 caspase catalytic subunit p20 (COGs: COG4249 Uncharacterized protein containing caspase domain~InterPro IPR011600: IPR011635~KEGG: lbf:LBF_0303 hypothetical protein~PFAM: peptidase C14 caspase catalytic subunit p20; APHP domain protein~SPTR: P27373 Cell surface glycoprotein~PFAM: Caspase domain; CARDB) translates to MKNKLPLILLALSFLMFFMSLTYAYGADSEKYAILVGVANYQNIRPLKYTINDVYSMKNLLTEQNFTTYTLIDSNATKENIKSTIYNVSSMVKENDTFIFYFSGHGTNGPDLPYYICPYDAKNLLTCIRADELATWIKTINCKNKILIFDTCFSGGLAIEKENVKTTVLSYVTSNTTENVTIGYVFGNETTVITSCSEDEFSYEDYVLNHGVFTYYFLKAFKDPRADIDKDGFISLLEAFNYTLSRVRKYVENRFWDEQTPKVYGIVANIKFRLLLPDLTVVSAACEVLSPSVLRVSYIVKNIGYGFALAPWQDVIYLSATKVLEEFYTIAARNNIQKDLLANATYNITTYIYFSSQNLYLIIHCDELNYVPELNKTNNYFVAPISTLIPSSSKLNEKNFSITIKNVGSEPILFKYYVSVYTSPVKGSRILYDEYFYFLTPGEKIIIDLGSFPANYAVSTTFEIINPSSSPLHANMQAVFNVEGYVPQILVLSKYIPARSKKYYTIRFTTNNNFVDIW, encoded by the coding sequence ATGAAAAATAAATTACCTCTAATTTTACTCGCATTGTCATTTTTAATGTTTTTTATGAGCCTCACATATGCTTATGGTGCAGATTCAGAAAAATATGCAATTTTAGTGGGTGTAGCAAACTACCAAAACATAAGACCTTTAAAATACACAATTAATGATGTATATTCAATGAAAAATCTTTTAACAGAACAAAATTTCACAACTTATACATTGATAGATTCTAATGCAACAAAAGAAAATATCAAATCCACAATTTACAATGTTTCAAGCATGGTGAAAGAAAATGACACCTTTATTTTTTATTTCAGTGGACATGGGACAAATGGTCCAGATCTTCCTTACTATATATGTCCATATGATGCAAAAAATCTTTTAACCTGTATAAGAGCAGATGAACTCGCTACTTGGATTAAAACAATTAATTGTAAGAATAAAATACTTATATTTGACACTTGTTTTAGTGGTGGATTAGCAATTGAAAAAGAAAATGTTAAGACAACAGTATTATCTTATGTAACAAGTAATACAACAGAAAATGTTACAATTGGATATGTTTTTGGAAACGAAACAACCGTAATTACTTCTTGCTCTGAAGATGAATTCTCTTATGAAGATTATGTATTAAACCATGGTGTTTTCACTTATTATTTCTTAAAAGCATTTAAAGATCCTAGAGCAGACATAGATAAAGATGGATTTATAAGTTTACTTGAAGCATTTAATTATACTTTATCAAGAGTTAGAAAATATGTTGAAAATCGGTTTTGGGATGAACAAACGCCAAAGGTTTATGGTATCGTTGCGAACATTAAATTTAGGCTTTTACTTCCTGATCTAACAGTGGTATCAGCTGCATGTGAGGTTTTATCTCCTTCAGTTTTGCGTGTCTCTTATATAGTTAAGAACATAGGATATGGTTTTGCATTAGCTCCTTGGCAAGATGTCATATATCTCTCTGCAACTAAAGTTTTGGAAGAATTTTATACAATAGCCGCAAGAAATAATATACAAAAGGATCTTTTAGCTAATGCGACTTACAATATTACAACATATATTTATTTCTCCTCGCAGAATCTTTACCTTATTATCCACTGTGATGAGTTAAATTATGTCCCTGAATTAAATAAAACAAATAATTATTTTGTAGCTCCTATATCTACCCTAATTCCGTCTTCATCTAAATTAAATGAGAAAAATTTCTCAATAACAATTAAGAACGTTGGTTCAGAACCAATTCTATTTAAATATTATGTTAGCGTATATACATCTCCAGTAAAAGGAAGTAGAATTCTTTATGATGAATATTTCTATTTCTTAACTCCTGGAGAAAAAATAATTATAGATCTAGGTAGTTTTCCAGCCAATTACGCAGTGAGTACAACTTTTGAGATTATTAATCCCAGTAGTTCACCACTACATGCCAACATGCAAGCAGTTTTCAATGTTGAAGGATATGTGCCACAAATATTGGTACTCTCCAAGTATATTCCAGCAAGAAGCAAGAAATATTATACAATAAGATTTACAACAAACAACAATTTTGTGGATATATGGTGA